A single genomic interval of Pseudomonadota bacterium harbors:
- a CDS encoding 4Fe-4S dicluster domain-containing protein — protein MPTLLLKIKRQDDPMDLPYWEIFEVSTAPGMTVADALATIRSRPVTGDGNPTTPVLWDHSCGEGLCGSCTMIVNGRVRQACRVGLDEFDGPVTLEPLSKFPVVRDLRVDRDTMLEAVVKHSCWTGADGLAPREGRVEHDVEEERFSVYLDCVLCGACSEACPQVNARSAFAGAFVFSHVLPLNRAQAGRELAPQRLSALAGRGGVADCSGAENCERACPRGIPLVKGSAVLSWDVAVSTLARFFRE, from the coding sequence ATGCCGACTCTCCTTCTCAAGATAAAACGCCAGGACGACCCGATGGACCTCCCGTACTGGGAGATATTCGAGGTGAGCACCGCGCCGGGGATGACGGTCGCCGACGCGCTGGCGACGATCCGGTCCCGGCCGGTGACGGGCGACGGCAACCCCACGACCCCGGTGCTCTGGGACCACTCGTGCGGCGAGGGGCTGTGCGGCTCCTGCACGATGATCGTCAACGGCAGGGTGAGGCAGGCGTGCAGGGTGGGGCTCGATGAGTTCGACGGCCCGGTGACGCTGGAGCCGCTCTCGAAGTTTCCGGTGGTGCGCGACCTGAGGGTCGACCGCGACACGATGCTGGAAGCCGTGGTGAAACACAGCTGCTGGACCGGGGCCGACGGGCTCGCCCCCCGCGAGGGGAGGGTCGAGCACGACGTCGAGGAGGAGCGCTTCTCGGTCTATCTAGACTGCGTGCTCTGCGGCGCCTGCAGCGAGGCGTGCCCGCAGGTCAACGCGCGCTCGGCATTTGCGGGCGCGTTCGTCTTCAGCCACGTCCTTCCGCTCAACCGGGCCCAGGCAGGCAGGGAGCTTGCCCCGCAGAGGCTCTCGGCGCTGGCGGGCAGGGGCGGGGTGGCCGACTGCTCGGGCGCCGAGAACTGCGAGAGGGCTTGCCCCAGGGGCATCCCTCTGGTAAAGGGCTCTGCGGTGCTCTCCTGGGACGTGGCGGTCAGCACGCTGGCTCGCTTCTTCAGGGAATAG
- a CDS encoding HEAT repeat domain-containing protein — translation MEKGGHVHIIDALNDTEPGVRICAAGALGRIGAQAAEALPHLDALLRDNYPEVRSAAKQARKAIKHAIKKERGA, via the coding sequence TTGGAAAAAGGGGGACATGTACACATCATCGATGCGCTCAACGACACTGAACCAGGCGTCAGGATATGTGCAGCCGGCGCGCTGGGTCGAATAGGCGCTCAGGCTGCCGAGGCCCTGCCGCATCTCGATGCGCTTCTTCGCGACAATTATCCTGAGGTGAGATCGGCGGCCAAACAGGCTCGGAAAGCAATAAAGCATGCAATCAAAAAAGAGCGAGGCGCCTGA
- a CDS encoding SpoIID/LytB domain-containing protein, producing the protein MRKIASIALAAAMIFMSQASQALPPPGIRVLILESQRIEVKGVGTPLALSSGDAHMAKPGPARQSAIMTAGPRGLIFEGTEIGTAASLKNRTERYEIDGKIFRGEIRVIWKSAGVLIAVNHLPLEEYLVGLVGSEMYPGWPIEAYKAQAVAARTYALHHADKAAKARDYDVTATVLSQVYEGVGREAESARQAVDATRGMVLMRGGAVFPSYYHSCCGGLTEHAHNVWDGAWGPPQVEDRFCERSPKRSWSEKIPLTEFRQKLEKNGIRVGTLQGVSIRPEMDSPRVDQMIVEHDGGIDAIRATDIRSMFGYSRIRSTWFDVKLEGNAISFVGRGYGHGVGMCQWGAKGMADQGSAYEQILRFYYADAEIRRAY; encoded by the coding sequence ATGAGGAAGATCGCGTCCATAGCCCTTGCCGCTGCGATGATCTTCATGTCGCAGGCATCGCAGGCCCTCCCGCCCCCCGGCATCAGGGTGCTCATCCTCGAATCGCAGAGGATCGAGGTGAAAGGGGTGGGCACGCCGCTGGCCCTCTCGTCGGGCGATGCGCACATGGCGAAGCCCGGGCCGGCGAGACAAAGCGCCATCATGACTGCGGGCCCCCGGGGGCTCATCTTCGAAGGCACGGAGATCGGGACGGCGGCCTCGCTGAAAAACCGCACGGAGAGGTACGAGATCGACGGCAAGATATTCAGGGGCGAGATCAGGGTGATATGGAAATCCGCAGGGGTGCTCATCGCGGTGAATCACCTCCCTCTCGAAGAGTACCTGGTGGGGCTGGTGGGCAGCGAGATGTATCCGGGATGGCCGATCGAGGCATACAAGGCGCAGGCGGTGGCCGCTCGCACATACGCCCTGCACCACGCCGATAAGGCGGCCAAGGCCCGTGACTACGACGTGACCGCCACCGTGCTCTCGCAGGTCTACGAGGGGGTGGGCCGCGAGGCGGAGAGCGCGAGGCAGGCGGTGGATGCCACCAGGGGCATGGTGCTCATGCGCGGAGGGGCGGTCTTCCCCTCCTACTACCACAGCTGCTGCGGAGGGCTCACCGAGCACGCTCACAACGTGTGGGACGGCGCATGGGGCCCCCCGCAGGTAGAGGACCGCTTCTGCGAACGCTCGCCCAAAAGGTCGTGGAGCGAGAAGATCCCGCTGACCGAATTCAGGCAGAAGCTGGAAAAAAACGGCATCAGGGTCGGGACCCTGCAGGGAGTTTCGATACGGCCGGAGATGGACTCCCCAAGGGTCGATCAGATGATCGTCGAGCACGACGGGGGCATCGACGCGATAAGGGCCACGGACATCAGGTCCATGTTCGGCTACTCGCGCATACGCAGCACATGGTTCGACGTGAAACTCGAGGGGAACGCGATATCGTTCGTCGGACGCGGCTACGGCCACGGGGTGGGGATGTGCCAGTGGGGGGCCAAGGGCATGGCGGACCAGGGCTCGGCCTATGAGCAGATACTCAGGTTCTACTATGCGGACGCGGAGATCAGAAGGGCCTACTGA
- a CDS encoding DUF192 domain-containing protein has protein sequence MRRTMGVFGLFLALLMVSASGCEKMHEAAVTEGAEDAQAVAQQEGVEMPAPTQVALATVVINGVPFSAEIATTDEEKAKGLSGRESLPQNSGMWFVFERPVTERFWMQGMEIPLDLIFIDEEMKVVHVFENAVPGSTELISSPTPFMYVLEVNGGIASKNGIKAGDQVEKRIGVQ, from the coding sequence ATGAGAAGGACGATGGGTGTGTTCGGGCTGTTTCTCGCGCTGCTCATGGTCTCCGCTTCCGGGTGCGAGAAGATGCACGAGGCCGCCGTGACGGAGGGTGCGGAGGATGCGCAGGCCGTCGCGCAGCAGGAGGGGGTGGAGATGCCGGCGCCCACGCAGGTCGCGCTCGCGACGGTGGTGATAAACGGCGTCCCGTTTTCCGCCGAGATCGCCACGACCGACGAGGAGAAGGCGAAGGGGCTCTCGGGCCGCGAGTCGCTGCCTCAGAACAGCGGCATGTGGTTCGTCTTCGAGAGGCCTGTCACTGAGCGCTTCTGGATGCAGGGGATGGAGATCCCGCTGGACCTCATCTTCATCGACGAGGAGATGAAGGTGGTCCACGTCTTCGAGAACGCGGTGCCGGGCTCCACCGAGCTCATATCTTCGCCGACCCCCTTCATGTACGTGCTCGAGGTCAACGGCGGAATCGCCTCTAAGAACGGGATCAAGGCCGGCGACCAGGTCGAGAAGAGGATCGGCGTTCAGTAG
- a CDS encoding extracellular solute-binding protein, whose translation MRLPLTILAIAAAFLAALPLEAGARPLRIWVMHNEPTEPYVEVTPERLAQSLETLRSEHGIMIENSLRNLEAPIESQYPLGIYIIGRNAFIEELIDFQRSHPGEEDIALEFLRWDDAYSRTVAALESGDPAAAPDVVQIGSTWTATFADMGILADLSGLFDTQEFFPPSASSAAPFGSEGLFAVPWFVDARLLFYNKKIIGSPEPLATWDGFRDACEAAAPGRPLIGVPLSQNWNLLHNLAPWIWSAGGEIIRPGRFGPFNSHRVALDGAETKEAVRYLNSLSSAGCMEFPNVTQEVLDKRFIDGEYAAHIAGTWIITRMGDGWRRRFGVTLPPAGPGGSHPFVGGSHLAITAASDGRGNFDRAVELVRHFASPEVQRSYARATNFLPARREAMEGFLSDGEEVFRRGLEAGHSYPSIPDWGSVVENDLIRTHLWHIWRDIAQGVPDEMLVATVQNVASNLRRKLFVSQARRAAPLAAAGIAALMAAAAAVTALSRRRMREAGRLCEERSAELNRICAERSVLEGKALLLARRGEEQGEEVARLRREVASLGERASALKAELVRHAPRKPGDERRIGSFEIGWDGSLAIRGERVRFDNNRQARRLLEHMVRSAAAGRPALHCLWGYALFGWKAGEIQSHPQRLFEIMAAKINAQLKSHGAPALVVKSGKGSFLWRIGWDSRLVMERSDIVRSASEAELAARGLAEGSSEPSIAHAITAVELDPKNLDALAALKDALSKLDPAEPYRARMESMLKISEGMIAKDVESLRAGVREIERMASSGRVPRGMEPDDVEAELANMRCSAEYMADRFAAIFTPASGAKRPALLDDIMRRMSAIHAEISSLKARGASDETLWAQVACSGSFSQLMAVPHVSNLVCNFYNEEMKAKEDPRLVQLALISMLSQEGSIATLCAARDERDVIAAMRRGLCREIDSLSDSISTMS comes from the coding sequence ATGAGGCTTCCCCTCACCATCCTAGCGATCGCCGCAGCGTTCCTCGCCGCGTTGCCCCTCGAGGCCGGCGCCCGCCCCCTCAGGATATGGGTGATGCACAACGAGCCGACCGAGCCCTACGTCGAGGTGACGCCCGAGAGGCTCGCGCAGTCGCTGGAGACGTTGAGGAGCGAGCACGGAATCATGATCGAGAACAGCCTGAGGAACCTCGAGGCGCCGATCGAATCCCAGTACCCGCTCGGCATCTACATAATAGGCCGCAATGCGTTCATAGAGGAGCTGATCGACTTCCAGCGCTCGCACCCGGGCGAAGAGGATATCGCGCTCGAGTTCCTGCGCTGGGACGACGCATACAGCCGGACGGTCGCGGCGCTCGAGTCGGGGGATCCGGCCGCGGCGCCCGACGTCGTGCAGATCGGCTCAACGTGGACCGCGACCTTCGCCGACATGGGGATACTGGCCGATCTCTCAGGGCTCTTCGACACGCAGGAGTTCTTCCCGCCGTCCGCATCCAGCGCCGCCCCCTTCGGCAGCGAGGGCCTCTTCGCGGTGCCGTGGTTCGTGGACGCGCGGCTTCTGTTCTACAATAAAAAGATCATAGGTTCGCCGGAACCGCTGGCGACCTGGGACGGATTCCGCGACGCCTGTGAAGCTGCGGCGCCCGGCCGGCCGCTGATCGGAGTGCCCTTGTCGCAGAACTGGAACCTGCTGCACAACCTGGCGCCATGGATATGGAGCGCAGGCGGGGAGATCATACGACCTGGGCGCTTCGGGCCCTTCAACTCACACAGGGTCGCGCTCGACGGCGCGGAGACGAAAGAGGCGGTGAGGTACCTCAACTCCCTCTCCTCAGCCGGGTGCATGGAGTTCCCGAATGTCACCCAGGAGGTCCTCGACAAGAGATTCATCGACGGCGAGTACGCGGCGCACATCGCCGGCACGTGGATAATCACAAGGATGGGCGACGGCTGGCGGAGGAGATTCGGCGTGACTCTTCCGCCCGCCGGCCCGGGCGGCTCCCACCCCTTCGTGGGCGGCTCGCACCTGGCGATAACGGCCGCGAGCGATGGGCGCGGCAACTTCGACCGCGCCGTGGAGCTGGTCCGCCACTTCGCCTCGCCGGAGGTTCAGCGCAGCTACGCGAGGGCGACCAACTTTCTGCCGGCGAGGCGCGAAGCCATGGAGGGGTTTTTGAGCGACGGCGAGGAGGTCTTTCGCCGGGGCCTGGAGGCGGGTCACTCCTACCCCAGCATACCGGACTGGGGTTCCGTCGTTGAGAACGACCTCATCCGAACGCACCTCTGGCACATCTGGCGCGACATCGCCCAGGGCGTGCCGGACGAGATGCTCGTCGCCACCGTCCAGAACGTGGCGTCGAACCTCCGCAGGAAGCTCTTTGTCTCGCAGGCCAGGCGGGCCGCGCCCCTTGCGGCGGCGGGCATAGCGGCGCTGATGGCGGCGGCGGCGGCGGTCACCGCCCTCTCGCGCAGGAGGATGCGCGAGGCGGGCAGGCTCTGCGAAGAGAGGTCGGCGGAGCTGAACCGCATCTGCGCCGAGCGCTCGGTGCTCGAGGGGAAGGCGCTGCTCCTCGCACGCAGGGGCGAAGAACAGGGCGAGGAGGTGGCCAGGCTCAGGAGAGAGGTGGCCTCTCTCGGCGAACGCGCCTCGGCGCTCAAGGCGGAGCTCGTCAGACACGCCCCGAGGAAACCGGGCGACGAGAGGAGAATCGGCTCGTTCGAGATAGGGTGGGACGGCTCTCTCGCAATACGCGGGGAGAGGGTCCGCTTCGACAACAACAGGCAGGCCCGCAGGCTGCTCGAGCACATGGTCCGGTCCGCCGCGGCCGGCAGGCCCGCGCTCCATTGCCTGTGGGGCTACGCCCTGTTCGGATGGAAGGCAGGCGAGATCCAGTCGCACCCGCAGAGGCTCTTCGAGATCATGGCCGCGAAGATCAACGCGCAGCTCAAGTCGCACGGCGCGCCGGCGCTGGTGGTCAAATCCGGCAAGGGGAGCTTTTTGTGGAGGATCGGGTGGGACTCGAGGCTCGTGATGGAGAGGAGCGACATCGTGCGCTCCGCCTCCGAGGCGGAACTGGCGGCCCGAGGCCTGGCCGAAGGCTCGTCGGAGCCGTCGATAGCCCACGCCATCACCGCGGTGGAGCTGGACCCCAAGAACCTCGACGCCCTGGCCGCGCTCAAGGATGCGCTCTCGAAGCTCGATCCCGCCGAGCCCTACAGGGCCAGGATGGAGTCCATGCTCAAGATCAGCGAGGGCATGATCGCCAAGGACGTCGAGTCGCTGAGGGCGGGGGTGAGGGAGATCGAGCGCATGGCCTCGTCGGGCAGGGTGCCCAGGGGCATGGAGCCCGACGACGTGGAGGCGGAGCTGGCGAACATGAGGTGCAGCGCAGAGTACATGGCCGACCGCTTCGCCGCGATCTTCACGCCCGCCTCCGGCGCGAAGAGGCCTGCGCTGCTCGACGACATAATGAGAAGGATGTCGGCGATTCACGCGGAGATCTCATCGCTCAAGGCGCGCGGCGCCTCCGACGAGACCCTCTGGGCACAGGTGGCGTGCAGCGGGAGCTTCTCGCAGCTCATGGCCGTACCGCACGTGAGCAACCTCGTCTGCAACTTCTACAACGAGGAGATGAAGGCGAAGGAGGACCCCAGGCTCGTCCAGCTCGCGCTCATATCGATGCTCTCGCAGGAGGGCTCGATCGCGACCCTCTGCGCCGCCAGGGACGAGCGGGACGTGATAGCGGCCATGCGCAGGGGGCTCTGCAGGGAGATCGACTCCCTCTCGGACAGCATCTCCACGATGTCGTGA
- a CDS encoding diguanylate cyclase, whose protein sequence is MRINLEKGWGWGLSIPAKVAAATGAAYASVWLAELALAHYGLVDQTSTLFGVGVTAIFTFIEAAAIAAAATLSIYRFLERPLVSLRRAMLRAERGDFLIRAPVAAEDEIGDLSRSFNRMLTRITDLSAQNIQSEQDHIMAAEQERLRRSLEEKGAIIERTNRMLEQFVKDLSLIYEIGQEVNSIIDLDRLYATIAATLRKHLKVNEFALMVFDEKAEELQIKAAFGFKNPEAVAGMVFRKGEGISGLAAQSGKKIYIKDTSREDRFLNYKGERPDEPSSFLSLPLIYKDEVLGVINFGRRGVSSFTYQDVQMLSLTAGQISLAIANARLYTRTRELTVKDELTGINNRRHFQNMLQMEWKRAIRFHRPLSLIMVDVDFFKDYNDTFGHLQGDQVLRQIGGVLRRNLREVDTVARFGGEEFVLLLPDTDKRGAIAVAEKVRLLVEGHRFATPEHKETRSITISAGIATYPDDVEEMDDLIDHADIALYRAKENGRNRIECYKALEQASREDELPEQIAPEEPAVEDKPKLLQ, encoded by the coding sequence TTGCGTATCAACTTGGAAAAGGGGTGGGGGTGGGGCCTTTCGATCCCGGCCAAGGTGGCGGCGGCGACCGGTGCGGCATACGCATCGGTCTGGCTGGCGGAGCTGGCCCTCGCGCACTACGGCCTTGTCGATCAAACCTCTACCCTCTTCGGGGTCGGCGTCACCGCCATATTCACCTTCATTGAGGCGGCCGCGATAGCGGCGGCAGCGACCTTGTCGATCTACCGCTTCCTCGAGCGGCCGCTCGTCTCGCTCAGGCGCGCGATGCTGCGCGCCGAGAGGGGCGACTTCCTCATCAGGGCGCCGGTCGCCGCAGAGGACGAGATCGGGGACCTGTCGCGATCGTTCAACAGGATGCTGACCAGGATCACCGATCTGTCTGCGCAGAACATCCAGTCGGAGCAGGACCACATCATGGCCGCCGAGCAGGAGAGGCTGCGCCGCAGCCTCGAGGAGAAGGGCGCGATAATCGAGCGCACGAACAGGATGCTCGAGCAGTTCGTGAAGGACCTGTCGCTCATCTACGAGATAGGGCAGGAGGTCAACTCGATCATCGACCTCGACAGGCTCTACGCCACCATCGCGGCTACGCTGCGCAAGCATCTCAAGGTCAACGAGTTCGCGCTCATGGTGTTCGACGAGAAGGCCGAGGAGCTGCAGATCAAGGCCGCCTTCGGATTCAAAAACCCCGAGGCGGTGGCCGGCATGGTGTTCCGCAAGGGCGAGGGGATATCGGGGCTGGCCGCTCAGTCGGGCAAGAAGATATACATCAAGGACACGAGCAGGGAGGACCGCTTCCTCAACTACAAGGGGGAGAGGCCCGACGAGCCCTCCTCGTTCCTCTCGCTCCCGCTGATCTACAAGGATGAGGTCCTGGGGGTGATCAACTTCGGCAGGCGCGGCGTCTCCAGCTTCACGTACCAGGACGTGCAGATGCTCTCGCTGACCGCGGGGCAGATATCCCTGGCGATCGCCAACGCCAGGCTCTACACGCGCACGCGCGAGTTGACCGTGAAGGACGAGCTCACCGGCATCAACAACCGCCGCCACTTCCAGAACATGCTGCAGATGGAGTGGAAGCGCGCCATCCGATTCCACAGGCCGCTATCGCTCATCATGGTCGACGTCGATTTCTTCAAGGACTACAACGACACCTTCGGCCACCTGCAGGGAGACCAGGTGCTCAGGCAGATCGGCGGGGTGCTCCGCCGCAACCTCCGCGAGGTGGACACCGTGGCCCGCTTCGGCGGCGAGGAGTTCGTGCTCCTGCTGCCGGACACCGACAAGCGCGGCGCGATAGCGGTGGCCGAGAAGGTCAGGCTCCTCGTGGAGGGCCACAGGTTCGCCACGCCGGAGCATAAGGAGACGAGGTCCATCACCATCTCGGCCGGCATAGCGACGTACCCGGACGACGTGGAGGAGATGGACGACCTCATCGATCACGCCGATATCGCGCTCTACCGGGCCAAGGAGAACGGCCGCAACCGCATAGAGTGCTACAAGGCGCTGGAGCAGGCAAGCCGAGAGGACGAGCTTCCGGAGCAGATTGCGCCGGAGGAACCCGCGGTCGAGGACAAGCCGAAGTTGCTGCAGTAG
- a CDS encoding FAD-binding protein encodes MADGKKRVVVVGSGVSGMSASLSAIDRGAHVTLISHGNPYRSGSASVRDGVSAAIGSASGDSPAIHAEDTLRCGDFLAGRPAVERMCGKAPEVAWLASRFGMVFDRAGDGGPRLWRAAGSTFARTMRSGRSTGQRLLRVLAGQIMRAGASDRLAAFFGMEFLSLVVDESGRARGVVAQDLRNMQIRAFPADAVIICTGGYPAIFGRHTSSSVNDGSAMVSCWEQGAALANPEFVEISPFSIAAPGKPRSVPDSVLSCGGVWVERDGRPWRFLEEMHPAHGGAVPADVALRSLIRACSEAGVRTYSARLDLTNLDHETISGRMPFIVDICDDLGIDPTCETIETTPAVRNSLGGLWVRPDHSASIEGLYAAGSACCLYHGACALGGNRLPASVHGGLVAGASAAEAAGSRDDGAPEAPQSLLAHAVERETDNVARISAKQGGENAWAISTELGALLFDKALLVKDDEELARAAGRVAELTERLSRAQLIDRSEWSNAELSLHRRLERRLALAGIYIRASIARQESRGFHRKPSSPERDDRKWAATTRVLRSKGEPVLDHAERLSCEPGRREY; translated from the coding sequence ATGGCGGACGGCAAAAAGAGAGTGGTGGTGGTGGGCTCCGGGGTCTCGGGGATGAGCGCCTCGCTCTCCGCGATCGATCGCGGGGCGCATGTGACCCTCATATCGCATGGCAACCCGTACAGGTCCGGCTCCGCGTCGGTGCGCGATGGGGTGTCGGCCGCGATCGGTTCGGCCAGCGGTGATTCGCCCGCGATCCATGCCGAGGACACGCTGCGCTGCGGCGACTTTCTCGCCGGGCGCCCGGCGGTGGAGCGCATGTGCGGCAAGGCCCCGGAGGTCGCATGGCTCGCCTCCAGGTTCGGCATGGTCTTCGACCGCGCCGGCGACGGCGGGCCGAGGCTCTGGCGCGCTGCAGGCTCCACCTTCGCACGCACGATGCGCTCCGGCCGATCGACGGGCCAGAGGCTCCTGCGCGTCCTCGCGGGCCAGATCATGCGCGCTGGCGCTTCCGACAGGCTCGCCGCTTTCTTCGGCATGGAGTTCCTCTCGCTCGTGGTGGACGAGTCGGGCCGGGCGAGGGGGGTGGTGGCCCAGGACCTGCGCAACATGCAGATCAGGGCCTTTCCTGCCGACGCGGTGATAATCTGCACCGGCGGGTATCCGGCGATCTTCGGCAGGCACACCTCATCCTCTGTCAACGACGGCTCAGCCATGGTCTCCTGCTGGGAGCAGGGCGCCGCTCTGGCGAACCCCGAGTTCGTGGAGATATCGCCGTTCTCGATCGCAGCGCCGGGCAAGCCCAGGTCCGTGCCCGACTCGGTGCTGTCCTGCGGCGGCGTCTGGGTGGAGAGGGACGGCAGGCCGTGGCGCTTCCTCGAGGAGATGCACCCTGCGCACGGGGGGGCCGTGCCTGCCGACGTTGCGCTCCGCTCTCTCATCCGGGCCTGCTCCGAGGCGGGTGTGCGAACATATTCCGCTAGGCTCGATCTCACGAATCTCGACCATGAGACGATCTCCGGCCGGATGCCCTTCATCGTCGACATATGCGACGACCTCGGCATCGATCCGACCTGTGAGACCATAGAGACGACCCCGGCGGTCAGAAACTCTCTGGGCGGCCTGTGGGTGAGGCCGGACCACTCCGCTTCGATCGAAGGGCTCTACGCCGCAGGGAGCGCCTGCTGCCTTTATCACGGCGCGTGCGCCCTCGGCGGCAACCGGCTTCCGGCCTCGGTGCACGGCGGCCTCGTGGCGGGCGCTTCCGCTGCGGAGGCCGCGGGTTCGCGCGACGATGGCGCGCCGGAGGCCCCGCAGTCCCTGCTCGCTCATGCGGTCGAGCGTGAGACGGACAACGTGGCAAGGATCTCCGCGAAGCAGGGCGGAGAGAACGCATGGGCGATCTCGACCGAGCTCGGTGCGCTGCTCTTCGACAAGGCGCTGCTTGTGAAGGACGACGAGGAGCTGGCGCGCGCGGCCGGGAGGGTCGCCGAGCTCACAGAGAGGCTCTCCAGGGCGCAGCTGATCGACCGCTCGGAGTGGTCGAACGCCGAGCTTTCGCTGCACAGGAGGCTCGAGCGCAGGCTCGCCCTGGCGGGGATCTACATCCGTGCATCGATCGCCAGGCAGGAGAGCAGGGGCTTCCATAGGAAGCCCTCCTCGCCGGAGCGGGACGACAGGAAGTGGGCGGCGACCACAAGGGTGCTGCGCAGCAAGGGCGAGCCGGTCCTGGATCACGCCGAGCGCCTCTCGTGCGAGCCGGGACGGAGGGAATACTAG
- a CDS encoding HEAT repeat domain-containing protein has translation MSDIDLARRVTAAYADGLDGLTEADCRDLVEEGGVSESQCGVLMDELNRDYAGYDLSSRFSEAGLSDAFIGELLGENGERAFYRRARWLADNYSKCPLNDPAECKEWKPSVIHNLGSIHLIFSENPVRPLIRKALSDKSSPEVRRAALYAADYLHGVCDIPAFASFLSDGDSWIRDLAVQRIGENLSMGCGDSSLAYKRLIAVLQNEEEIGVRASALAALAHMGAHAWRAVPYLLKLVRTTENGDARFFGDLSHALMSIACGRAMPALIAGMKDESAAVRSAALDAVACIEVKREKNEFESAVLFARIGRGREKTYAVPDIERAVAPAVPVLIGLLDEGDVQTRERAIEALGRIGKTSAPAVQKISYYFKNDDPWVRQTAAVALARIGTDESFLALAESMHEWGLDFGVWLLSTSGVENLGEETANKAAVLFAGMLDSEERDRRLLAALALVKLKAEERKALSLLIKALEEERSEWELMALKSFFLKEVGEIGAGAAEAVPLLVRIWKKGDMYTSSMRSTTLNQASGYVQPARWVE, from the coding sequence ATGTCAGATATCGATCTCGCCAGAAGAGTCACCGCCGCCTACGCGGATGGGCTCGACGGGCTCACCGAGGCCGATTGCCGGGACCTAGTGGAGGAGGGGGGGGTAAGCGAATCCCAGTGCGGAGTTCTCATGGATGAGCTCAACAGGGACTATGCCGGTTATGATCTGAGTTCGCGATTCAGCGAGGCCGGGCTGTCAGATGCCTTTATAGGGGAGCTTCTGGGAGAAAACGGGGAGAGGGCCTTCTATCGAAGGGCGAGGTGGCTCGCCGACAATTACTCGAAATGCCCACTCAATGACCCTGCTGAATGCAAAGAGTGGAAGCCCTCTGTGATCCACAACCTCGGGAGTATTCATCTGATTTTTTCGGAGAATCCGGTCCGCCCCCTTATCAGGAAGGCGCTCAGTGATAAAAGCAGCCCTGAAGTGCGAAGGGCTGCCCTCTATGCCGCAGATTATCTTCACGGCGTGTGCGACATTCCGGCGTTTGCCTCGTTCCTTAGCGATGGCGACTCATGGATCCGTGATCTTGCGGTGCAGCGCATCGGTGAGAACTTGTCAATGGGCTGCGGCGATTCGAGTCTGGCTTACAAGCGGCTCATCGCAGTCCTGCAAAACGAAGAGGAGATCGGGGTTCGTGCCTCGGCGCTGGCCGCCCTGGCGCATATGGGAGCGCATGCCTGGAGGGCCGTACCCTATCTGCTGAAGCTGGTCCGGACCACGGAGAACGGGGACGCGCGTTTCTTCGGCGATTTGTCGCATGCCCTTATGAGCATTGCATGCGGCAGGGCCATGCCGGCTTTGATAGCGGGGATGAAGGATGAGAGTGCCGCCGTCAGATCGGCTGCTCTTGATGCGGTTGCGTGCATAGAGGTGAAAAGGGAAAAAAATGAATTCGAGTCCGCCGTCTTGTTCGCCAGGATCGGGCGCGGCAGGGAAAAGACCTATGCCGTTCCCGACATAGAGCGAGCCGTCGCTCCGGCTGTACCCGTTTTGATCGGGCTTCTGGACGAGGGAGACGTGCAGACGCGAGAAAGGGCCATCGAGGCGCTCGGCAGGATAGGGAAAACGTCGGCCCCGGCGGTGCAGAAGATCTCCTATTATTTCAAAAACGACGACCCGTGGGTTCGCCAGACCGCCGCGGTTGCCCTGGCCAGGATCGGGACCGACGAGTCCTTTCTTGCGCTTGCCGAATCGATGCATGAGTGGGGACTCGATTTTGGAGTCTGGCTCTTGTCGACGAGCGGCGTAGAAAATCTGGGAGAAGAAACAGCCAACAAGGCCGCCGTACTTTTCGCCGGAATGCTGGACAGCGAAGAAAGGGATCGCAGGCTGCTCGCGGCCCTGGCGCTTGTAAAGCTCAAGGCGGAGGAGAGAAAGGCGCTTTCCCTGCTCATCAAGGCGCTGGAGGAGGAAAGATCGGAATGGGAGCTGATGGCGTTGAAATCCTTCTTTTTAAAGGAGGTAGGAGAGATCGGGGCCGGCGCCGCTGAGGCGGTGCCCTTGCTCGTACGGATTTGGAAAAAGGGGGACATGTACACATCATCGATGCGCTCAACGACACTGAACCAGGCGTCAGGATATGTGCAGCCGGCGCGCTGGGTCGAATAG